The following are from one region of the Gambusia affinis linkage group LG02, SWU_Gaff_1.0, whole genome shotgun sequence genome:
- the polr2l gene encoding DNA-directed RNA polymerases I, II, and III subunit RPABC5, translated as MIIPVRCFTCGKIVGNKWEAYLGLLQAEYTEGDALDALGLKRYCCRRMLLSHVDLIEKLLNYAPLEK; from the exons ATGATTATCCCTGTCAGATGCTTCACTTGTGGGAAGATTGTGGGTAACAAATGGGAAGCTTACCTTGGCTTACTTCAAGCAGAATACACTGAGGG TGATGCCCTTGATGCCTTGGGCTTGAAGCGGTACTGTTGTCGAAGGATGCTGCTGTCTCATGTGGATCTTATTGAGAAATTGCTGAATTATGCGCCGCTTGAAAAATAA